One part of the Hydra vulgaris chromosome 01, alternate assembly HydraT2T_AEP genome encodes these proteins:
- the LOC100212364 gene encoding uncharacterized protein LOC100212364 isoform X2 — MEYLVQIRMDNESFVSVDLNDNKKCEICHQITNEQIVSVILNDEFTTFEGSQSKHIGCVTMAHHYCLKKWADIIERNLKSSYKIKSNQNIYNDKCNIASVKNYITENKTICQTECVKQSNQFSLKTSKSLYKNYTNEANENISRNNYKKELIKMNCTQLNHLLKELVSLVEESSMMLVSELQLKDKLIQEIGCQYLLISQLIDLRKRV, encoded by the exons atggaATATCTGGTACAAATAAGAATGGACAATGAAAGTTTTGTTAGTGTTGACTTAAATGACAATAAGAAGTGTGAAATATGTCATCAAATAACAAACGAACAAATTGTTTctgtaattttaaatgatgaATTTACTACATTTGAAGGTTCCCAATCGAAACATATTGGTTGTGTTACAATGGCTCATCATTATTGTTTAAAGAAATGGGCTGACATTATTGAacgtaatttaaaaagtagttataaaataaaaagtaatcaaaatatttataatgataagTGCAATATTGCttcagttaaaaattatataacagaaAATAAGACTATTTGTCAAACTGAATGTGTTAAACAATCAAATCAATTCTCTCTCAAAACTTCTAAAAgtctttacaaaaattatacaaatgaagccaatgaaaatatatcaagaaataattacaaaaaagaat taatcaaAATGAACTGCACCCAATTAAATcatcttttaaaagaattagTTAGTCTAGTAGaag aatcttCTATGATGCTCGTGAGCGAATTACAACTTAAAGATAAGCTAATTCAAGAAATTGGATGTCAATACTTGCTTATTTCTCAACTTATTGATTTAAGAAAAAGAGTGTAA